In one Pseudarthrobacter oxydans genomic region, the following are encoded:
- a CDS encoding arginine repressor, with protein MSAQPASPGSSPATKTARQARIAAILTGESVRSQAELAALLADDGVQVTQATLSRDLVELGAVRVRGKEGVLVYAVPGEGGERAAKSGVSQEILDARLARLCSELLVTAEASANIAVLRTPPGAANFLALAIDHSVMPSILGTIAGDDTVLLVSRDPQGGQDLAARFLQLAEEAGQ; from the coding sequence GTGTCTGCCCAACCGGCGTCGCCGGGCTCCAGCCCGGCCACTAAGACGGCCCGCCAGGCCCGGATCGCGGCCATCCTGACGGGTGAATCGGTGCGCTCCCAGGCGGAGCTGGCAGCCCTGCTGGCGGACGACGGCGTGCAGGTCACCCAGGCGACGCTGTCGCGGGACCTGGTGGAACTCGGCGCGGTCCGGGTGCGCGGCAAGGAGGGCGTGCTGGTGTATGCGGTCCCCGGCGAGGGCGGCGAGCGGGCCGCAAAAAGCGGGGTGAGCCAGGAGATCCTGGACGCCCGGCTGGCCCGGCTCTGCAGCGAACTGCTGGTCACCGCGGAGGCCTCAGCCAACATCGCCGTGCTCCGTACTCCGCCGGGCGCCGCCAACTTCCTGGCCCTGGCCATCGACCACTCGGTGATGCCGTCCATCCTGGGGACCATCGCCGGGGATGACACCGTGCTGCTGGTTTCCCGGGATCCGCAGGGCGGCCAGGACCTCGCCGCCAGGTTCCTGCAACTGGCTGAAGAAGCCGGGCAATAA